GCAGATCAGCTCCGCGACATCCTTCATCAGCGTGCCGAGATGGCATTCTTCCCGGACGTTGTTTCCGATGAAGTAATCGGCCTTTGCGCAGCACGCGCAGCTCAGGAACACGGCGATGCACGCCGGGCTCTTGATCTGCTTCGTGTGTCCGGTGAACTTGCCGAACGTGAAGGCGCCGAGCAGGTCATGGTAAAGCATGTCAATGGAGCGCAGGAAAATATCGAAACCGATACGATGAGTGAATGCGTCAAAACGCTTCCTGCACAGAGCAAGATCGTATTGTGTTCCATGCTTCTTATGGCCGCTTCCGGTCAGAAAGTATTCACGAGCGGTTCGGTCATCAATGTGTACCGTGAAGTCGCCGCAGAACTTGACACCGAAGCGTTAAGTCATCGCCGCGTCTCCGATCTTATCAACGAACTCAACATGCTCGGGATCATTACGACCCGTGTTGTTTCCCACGGCAGGCACGGCCGGACGACAGAAATTTATTTTAAGAGTCCGACCAATGAGATACGTACTGTGATCATGAATGATTCACGGTTTCAGGAATGCAGCATTCTGCACCCTCTAGTAAAAAGTCGTGAAAAAGGTGAGTAAACATGGATGAAAAAGACACCATAATCCTAAAGGAACTCCGAAAGAACAGCAGGATCTCTGAAAGCGATCTTGCTGTCATGCTGGAGTTGACCGAGAGCGATGTGACTAAAAGGATTACCAGTCTCATGCAGGCAGGTATTCTCCGCCGGTGTACGGCAGTCATCGATTACTCGGCATTAGGTGTCGATGACATTTCGGTCATTCTCTCTCTCAAAGTGACTCCGGAAAAAGGTCTGGGATATGATGGTATTGCAGAGAAACTTGCTCATTTCCCTCAGGTCGAGAGTATCAGACTCCTTACCGGCAGTTACGATTTTCAGGTCACCATAACCGGACAGTCAATGGCTGAGATATCCCGGTTCGTTGCCGAACAGATCGCGTCGATCGATGGTATTAGGGAAACGATGACCCAAATCGTGATGCGGACGTATAAGGAACAGGGAGTGGAGATGGCCCGTCCGGGAATCCGTGACAGGCAGCTGATTTCGTTCTAAGCTGGGTCTATCATGCGAAATTTTGTATCAAAAATAGCTGCTGAGATCCCTCCTTCAGGTATCAGAAAGTTTTTCGATCTCGTCCTCACGATGGATAACGATAAGGTTATCAGTCTGGGTGTCGGGGAACCGGACTTTGATACCCCTTGGAATGTATCCAAAGCTGCTATCACATCTATAGAGAAAGGCATGACCATGTACACCTCGAATCGTGGTCTGCCTGATCTCTGTTCAGCTCTTTCCAAAGATCTGGAAAAAAGATATAATACCCCCTACTCCCCAAACGAGATCATCGTAACGACCGGTGTATCGGAAGGTTTCGATATTGCCGTAAGGGCGGTAGTGAATCCCGGCGATGAGGTCATCGTTGTTGATCCCTGTTTTGTCTCATACAAATCCGAAGTACTGATGGCGGGAGGAAAACCCGTCTCTCTTCCCTGCGATGCGAAGGACCAGTTCAAAGTCACCCCTGATGCGCTGATGGAGAAGATCACGCCGAACAGCAAAACACTGATCATCAACTTCCCGAACAATCCTACCGGAGGTGTAATGGGCAGAGACGATCTGAAAGCGATCGCCGATATCATCATCGATCATGATCTTCTGCTGATCTCGGATGAGGTCTATTCGGAATTGACCTATGAAGGCTCTCATGTATCAGCAGCATCGATCGACGGTCTTTGGGACCGGACGATCACGCTGAATGGTTTTTCCAAGGCATATGCGATGACGGGATGGAGGCTTGGGTATCTTTGTGCACCGAAGGAGATCTGTGATGCCGCACTCAAGATCCACCAGTATGTGATGATGTCGGCACCGACTGCCTCCCAGTTTGCTGCGATCGAAGCACTCAAAAACGCCGAGGATTCAAAGAATGAGATGGTTGCCGAGTACAGGATCAGAAGAAACCTGTTCGTGAAAGGTCTCAATGATATCGGTCTCCCCTGTCATCTTCCCAAAGGAGCGTTTTATGCGTTCCCCTCGATTGAAGGTACCGGGCTTTCCGACGAAGAGTTTGCTGAACGCCTCCTGACAGAGCAGCAGGTCGCCGTCGTTCCGGGCAGTGCATTCGGCGAAAGCGGTGTTGGTCACATCCGTACCTGTTACGCGGTGGATCGTACAAAACTTACCGAGGCTGTGCGCAGAATCGGGGTCTTTGTCGAATCACTTTCGTGAACTATAATAACCCCTTTATTTCGAGTGGAAAGTTAATTTAACCCGCATCATTTTTTTATGGATAAACGCGAGATCGTCACTAGGTTTGCCGATGCCGGATTTCTGGTAAACCACCAGGTTGTCAATTATATCAGTGAATGCGGAGGATCGGGCGTTATCGAAGGGATCATCGCTTCCCTCCCACAGGGAATAACGGTCGTCACGCCAAAGGAGGTGCCTGCAATGATCCCTCTCAGGACCGACAAACTCAATGTCGGCGTCAGCAGGACCCCCGAGATCCTTTTTGGGCGGGCAGGAAGTTCGGTCCCCCTCCCGGATCCGGAATCCTCATATGCGATGTTTCGCGACCGGTATGATTCGCTGGCTGCCATGATGCGCGGACGGGTCGGTCCTATCCCGATCGAAGCTCTCGTCAGGACCGGTAATCGGTTTATGGATCAGCAGATCGGTCTCGTGGGTATGGTGACAACGATCTCGACCAGTGCCAAGGGTCATCGGATCGTTGAGGTGGAAGATTCGACCGGTACTATCAAAGTACTTTTCAATAAAAACCGCGATGGATTCGCCGAGGCTGAGGCGATAATTCCGGATGAGGTCATCGGCGTCAAAGGTCAGCTTGCAAAGGACAGTATGGGAAAGACTCAGATGGTTTTTTCCGACACGCTGTATCGGCCGGATATCCCGCTGACGAATACTATTTCTCCGTCAAAAGAACCGGGTAAGGCTGTGTTCATCTCCGATATTCATGTCGGCAGTAATACGTTTCTGCCTGATGCCTGGGAGAAGTTCTCGGCATGGATGCAGACACGCGAAGATATAGGATATATGCTTATTGCCGGGGATGTGGTGGACGGTATTGGTATCTATCCCGATCAGGACAAGGAATTGGATATCAAGACCATTTATGAACAGTATGACCATGTCGGCGAACTTATGGCTGCTTTGCCGGACAGACTGAAAATCGTAATTTCGCCCGGCAACCACGATGCGGTCAGGGGAGCTGAACCCCAGCCGGCTCTTCCTGAAGAGTTTCGCGGGAATTTTCCGGCTAACGTCACCTTCGTTGAAAATCCTGCCCTCGTCAATATCCAGTCGGTCAACGTACTTATGTACCATGGAAGAAGCATTGACGATCTGATCAAGTTCATTCCGGGTGCATCCTATACGAAACCCGGCGAGATCATGGAGGCCATGCTCAAACGCCGGCATCTGGGTCCGATCTACGGGCAGAGGACCCCTCTGCTCTCCACCGATAAAGATGCCCTTGTCATTCGCGACGTGCCGGATATCATTCACACCGGGCATGTCCATATCAGTGATGTCATCTCTTATCGGGGTGTTCTTGGGATAAATGCCGGGACCTGGCAGTCACAGACCTCATTCCAGAAACAGATGAACATCACCCCGACCCCTGCCGAGGCGTTTGTCGTGGATCTTTCTACACTTGCCTATGAGAAATTCTGCTTTCTTTAACTGAATTTACCCCTCTCTCTCTTAGTTCGGGTAAGGGATTAGTATTATTAGCTCCTTCACCCATTAATATAAGGAGAAACCAACCAAATTTTATGGAGGTTTTCTATACCTATGGATTTGATCTATCTCGCTCCAATATGTGCCGTTTTAGGCCTTCTCTTTGCCCTCTACTCCTTCTCTATCGTGAAGAAAGAGCCGGCAGGCGATGAGAAGATGCAGAAGATCGCTGCAGCCATTCACCTTGGCGCAATGGTCTTTCTGAATCGTCAGTATCGTGCAATCGGAGCTTTTGTTATCGTTATTGCAATCATTCTCGCAATCCTCATTTCCCCGTGGGCCGCACTTTGTTATGTCATCGGTGCAACCCTCTCGGCAACTGCAGGATATATCGGAATGCACAGCGCAACAAAAGCAAACGTAAGAACAACCAATGCAGCAAAACGCGGAATCGCAGATGCTGTTAAAGTCTCCTTTGCAAGCGGCTCGGTCATGGGTATGTCCGTAGTCGGACTTGGTCTTCTTGGCCTGTCCATTGTGTTTATCATCCTTGTTATGATCAACGGTGGATTTGACAGTGCTGTTGGTGTCAGCCTTGTTGTTTCCATTCTTGCCTCATTCGGTTTTGGTGCCTCCTCAGTCGCACTCTTTGCCCGTGTCGGCGGCGGTATCTTTACCAAAGCCGCAGATGTCGGAGCCGACCTTGTCGGTAAAGTCGAAGCAGGCATCCCTGAAGATGATCCAAGAAACCCCGCAGTCATTGCAGACAACGTTGGTGACAACGTTGGTGATGTTGCAGGTATGGGTGCCGACCTTTTCGAATCTTATGTTGGTTCGATCATCGCATCCATGGCTCTCGGAGTTGCAGGTGCAGCATTTGCATCCAAGCTCTTTGGCGAAACCATCGCCCCGTTAAACTTAATTCTCCTCCCAATGCTCATTGCAGCATTCGGTATTATTGCCGCAGCATTCGGTACTCTGTGTGTTCGTACAAAGAAGAACGAGAGTTCCGCAATCCACAAGGCATTTAATATCGGTCTTATTGTTGCAATCATCATCTCCATCATCTCAACCTACTGTGTAACAAGTTTCCTTTTATACGGTCAGTTTGGTATGGGATTCATGTTTGCAGCCCCTCTCGGTATGGGTATCTGGTATGCAACCATCTCAGGTCTCTTTGCAGGTTTCTTGATCGGTATTATCACGGAGTATTACACTTCGTTCGATTACAAGCCGACATTAGGCATTGCAAAATCCTGTCAGACCGGTGCAGCCACTAATATCATCAGCGGATTTGCAAAAGGTATGGAGTCGACCTTATGGCCGGTTCTCATCATCTCAGTTGCGATCTTCATTGCTTACGAGTTTGCCGGCATGTACGGTATCGGTATTGCAGCTGTTGGTATGTTATCCACGCTTGGTATCTCACTTGCTGTTGATGCATATGGTCCGGTCGCGGACAATGCAGGCGGTATCGCCGAGATGTCCCACCAGGACCACTCTGTTCGTGAAATCACCGATACACTTGATGCAGTCGGTAACACGACCGCAGCAATCGGTAAAGGATTTGCAATCGGCTCAGCCGCTCTTACAGGTCTCGCCCTTTTCAGCGCCTACGCACTTGCCGTTGGTATTGATACGATTGATATCCTGAACACCAGAGTGTTCATCGGTCTCCTCATCGGTGGTATGCTTCCGTTCCTCTTCTCTGCTCTTACCATGACAGCAGTCGGTGATGCAGCACAGCAGATCGTCGTTGAAGTCCGCCGCCAGTTCAAAGAGATCAAAGGCCTGATGGAAGGTACCGCAGAGCCGGACTACACATCAGCTGTCTCGATCGCTACGAAAGCAGCAATCAGAAAGATGATTCTTCCGGGTCTTCTTGCAATCGTTGCGCCTCTCGCAGTCGGTTTCATCCTCGGTCCGTTAGCTCTTGGCGGTCTCCTTGTTGGAGCCCTTGTTTGCGGTTTCCTCCTTGCAGTCACTATGGCAAATGCCGGTGGATCATGGGACAACGCAAAGAAGTATATCGAACTCGGTAACTTCGGTGGAAAAGGTTCTGACGCTCACAAAGCAGCAGTTGTTGGTGACACTGTTGGTGACCCGTTCAAAGACACATCCGGACCTTCGATCAACATTCTGATCAAACTTATGTCAATGATCTCACTGGTATTCGTACCGGTTCTTCTGTTGATGTAAGACTGGATCAGAAAAATTTCCAACAACTTTTTTTTGGCAGGAAGTTCGTTCTTTTTTCATATGCGCTGACTGAATCCGTATCGGAACTATCAGCTGTTTTGGTTTGATCAGACCTCTCACGGGCGTTATGAAAAACAGGAATTTTGTGCTATAATCTCTATCAACTAAAAACAACGTCTCGTATCATTTTTCTAAGAAGGAAGAAAAGAGTAGGTTATCTATTAACCTCATAAAGAGTATTGGGTGTCGATTGACTGTGGTGTGTCAATTAATCCTGGCGGGTATATGTTTGAAATAATAAAGCTGGTAACAATTGCCTTTTTGTTTTAACGAATTCCGCTCATAAGTATCCTCCAATTTTTTCCGAGAGAGTAAACGTGTTTTTCATCGTCTTTCAATGGTAATGGAACACAATGTTCCACTCTCTCTATTGGGTATTTGGTTTGTATAAATCAGGGCCGGAAATATTTCGTATGTGGGATTTTTGCCGAAAAAAGTTTTGGTGAATGGATGCTTTCCGAAAAATCACGCGGATATTTTCACTCGTGGATCATCACGAGCATCATTTTAAATCGTGACAGGGGATGGACCGCATGCGGGATCTTTGCCGGCATTATCAGCATATCTCCCTCCTTAACAATATGGGATACCCCGCCGATCGGGATCTCCGCCTCTCCTTCAAGAACGATCACGAGAGCATCGTAAGGAGCAGAGTGTTCGGAAAGTCCTTCGCCTTTTTCAAAAGCGAAGGCCGTAACAGTACCTGATTTTTTATTGATGACCATCCGGGAGACGATTGAGCCCTGCTGATAATCGGTGAGACTCTTCAAGGGCAGAGGCGTTCCGATCAGATCTTTGATCTCTTTCATGATTTCTTATCGGTGTCCCAATCATATAAACTCTCCATCCTCAGTTTTATGGTAGATGCCCGACACGCTCTTTGATGTTTGAAGAGGAAAAATCGTTTGAAATGATTACGTGTTTTTGACGAAAAGGTGAAATGCCGGTTGTTGATATAGTTATAGAGTAAGTCAACAAAAATATTGGAAGTGAACGTATGGATAAAAAATACAGCTGTTATTGCGGTCTCTACTGCGAAAATTGCGCCGTCAAAGCGAAAATCACTCCTGCTGCCAAAGTCTTATACAATGAAATGAAAGCAGCCGGATTTGAGGAGATCATCAATATGATCCCCGGGGGTAGCGGTTTCTGGCCATTTTTGAAAGACATGGCCGAAAACGGAACCTGCACCTCATGCCGCGAAGGAGGAGGAAATCCTGGTTGTGCAATAAGGATATGTGCAAAAGAGAAAGGCATAGAAATGTGTGCAGTATGTGAGAGTTATCCTTGTGAGCATTTTGCTGAATTTTTTAAGGGATATCCAATAGTAAAACACGACAACGATCTGTTTCGTGAAAAGGGCCAAGACGCATGGGAAAAGCTTCAGGATGAACGCCTGGCTGACAGTTTTGTCTATCAGGATGAAAAAAGAAATGTTGAGAGCATCAGGGATGTTGATGCTCAGTAAGCTCTTCGCTTTTTGAATCTGGGCTGGGGGATGAACCCATATTTTCTTTCCTTAACGATATTCATATGGCGATCAATCGAACCAGGCGGATACTCCTCGTTGCCGGCCTTGGCACCTTGAACGTTACTCCGCTTTTTGAAGTGAGTCTGCATCATGATACTTTCTTATCCGAGGTCTTCCAACATAAACATATTTTTCAAGGACATTTAGAACCACCGCATCATCACAACGGCGTCCTCCCCATCCTTGTAATACTCCCCAAATAAAATAACATCTTCATACCCGATCTTTTTGTAAAAAGCTCGTGCCTGGGTGTTTCCTACCCGCACCTCCAGACTGCAGCCACAGCATCCCTCCAGAAAAAAATCCCGCTCCAGCTTACGGAGCAGAAGTCTCGCGATACCAAATCCCCGCATATCAGGAGAGATCGCAAGATTACAGATATGACCGTATTTTTCCTGATCGGTCTCTTCAATTGCCCCTGCTGAAAATCCGACTATCCTTCCTTCCGCTTCCGCTACATAAAACGATGTCAGAAAAACCGTCATCATCTCAAGCATTGCCTTATAATCCCAGGGATCAGGGAAGCACAGGAGTTCGATCCGGTATATATCCGGAATATCTTCGGTCGTTGCCTTCCTGATCAGACAGCCGGCGGCGGTCCCGCCCACTCCTCTAAAGGTTACCATTTGCTATTTTTACTATTGGGCGCTAACCAATATAGCATAATGGTTAGCGTATATCCCTTCACCGGTCTTCGCCCCGCTCCGGATGCATATCGAAGCGTGCCGTCCGTCCCATACGATGTAATCAGCGCTGAAGAGGCTGCTGCAGAAATAGCAAAAAATGATCGATCCCTCCTTCGTGTGATCCGACCCGATGCGGAACTCATGGATATCGATCCGCATGACGACCGCGTCTATGAAAGAGCCGCAGAAATGTTTGCAAAGATGAAGGCAGAGGGACTTTTCATTGAAGATGATACGCCTTCGCTCTATATTTATCAGATAACTCTTGGCGGCGAACTGTTCACCGGTCTTGTTTCCTGCGTTTCTGTAGCTGAATACAATGATGATACGATCAAAAAACACGAACTGACCAGGTACGATAAAGAAGAGGACAGGACCCGGCATATCGATTCTGTGTCCGCTCACACCGGTCAGGTATTTTTACTCTACAAGGATTCAGGTCTCATCCATGAGACATTATGCAGAATAGCTGCCGCCCATACACCCGACGGTGAATATATCTCTGCAGGCGGCAATCTCCACCAGATCTTCCGGGTGGCAGACCCTGCTGAAGTCAGCCGGATAACCGGACTTTTTGCGGAGATCTCGAACCTGTACATCGCCGACGGTCATCACCGGGCGAAGTCCTCGGCCAACGTTCTGGAAAGACGGCTCTCTGCAGGTCGTGCGACCCCTGACGCAGAAAAGTTCATGAGCGTCCTCTTTGCGCATGACTCGGTCCGCATCTACGGATATCACCGTCTTGTCCGGGATCTCGCCGGCATGAATGCCGACCAGTTCCTGGGAGATCTCTCTCTCAGATTCACCATCACACCGTTAAAGAAGGTCGATGTATCCAAAAATATCATTCCCGTCAAGAATGACGGATCGATGCACATCATCCATCTGTATCTTGAAAGCCAGTGGTATGAACTGACCCGTCCGGTCGATCCCGCCGCCGATGCGATCTCACGGCTCGATGTTTCAGTACTGCAGGAGCTCGTCCTGGATGATATGCTTGCGATCTTCGATCCCCGCGGCGATCCGCGTATTTCCTTTGTCGGCGGAATTGCTCCTCTTGCAGAAGTCATCAAAGATGTTGACAACGGAGAATACTCTGCGGCGTTCATCATGCAGCCGGTCACTGCACAGCAGGTCATCGATGTGGCCGATGCGGGACTCATCATGCCGCCCAAATCAACATGGTTCGAGCCGAAACTGCTCTCTGGAATGGTCATCCACGAGATCCGCTGATTTTGGGCGGTTCCTCT
This Methanocorpusculum sp. DNA region includes the following protein-coding sequences:
- a CDS encoding DUF3795 domain-containing protein, coding for MDKKYSCYCGLYCENCAVKAKITPAAKVLYNEMKAAGFEEIINMIPGGSGFWPFLKDMAENGTCTSCREGGGNPGCAIRICAKEKGIEMCAVCESYPCEHFAEFFKGYPIVKHDNDLFREKGQDAWEKLQDERLADSFVYQDEKRNVESIRDVDAQ
- a CDS encoding sodium-translocating pyrophosphatase; this encodes MDLIYLAPICAVLGLLFALYSFSIVKKEPAGDEKMQKIAAAIHLGAMVFLNRQYRAIGAFVIVIAIILAILISPWAALCYVIGATLSATAGYIGMHSATKANVRTTNAAKRGIADAVKVSFASGSVMGMSVVGLGLLGLSIVFIILVMINGGFDSAVGVSLVVSILASFGFGASSVALFARVGGGIFTKAADVGADLVGKVEAGIPEDDPRNPAVIADNVGDNVGDVAGMGADLFESYVGSIIASMALGVAGAAFASKLFGETIAPLNLILLPMLIAAFGIIAAAFGTLCVRTKKNESSAIHKAFNIGLIVAIIISIISTYCVTSFLLYGQFGMGFMFAAPLGMGIWYATISGLFAGFLIGIITEYYTSFDYKPTLGIAKSCQTGAATNIISGFAKGMESTLWPVLIISVAIFIAYEFAGMYGIGIAAVGMLSTLGISLAVDAYGPVADNAGGIAEMSHQDHSVREITDTLDAVGNTTAAIGKGFAIGSAALTGLALFSAYALAVGIDTIDILNTRVFIGLLIGGMLPFLFSALTMTAVGDAAQQIVVEVRRQFKEIKGLMEGTAEPDYTSAVSIATKAAIRKMILPGLLAIVAPLAVGFILGPLALGGLLVGALVCGFLLAVTMANAGGSWDNAKKYIELGNFGGKGSDAHKAAVVGDTVGDPFKDTSGPSINILIKLMSMISLVFVPVLLLM
- a CDS encoding DNA-directed DNA polymerase II small subunit — encoded protein: MDKREIVTRFADAGFLVNHQVVNYISECGGSGVIEGIIASLPQGITVVTPKEVPAMIPLRTDKLNVGVSRTPEILFGRAGSSVPLPDPESSYAMFRDRYDSLAAMMRGRVGPIPIEALVRTGNRFMDQQIGLVGMVTTISTSAKGHRIVEVEDSTGTIKVLFNKNRDGFAEAEAIIPDEVIGVKGQLAKDSMGKTQMVFSDTLYRPDIPLTNTISPSKEPGKAVFISDIHVGSNTFLPDAWEKFSAWMQTREDIGYMLIAGDVVDGIGIYPDQDKELDIKTIYEQYDHVGELMAALPDRLKIVISPGNHDAVRGAEPQPALPEEFRGNFPANVTFVENPALVNIQSVNVLMYHGRSIDDLIKFIPGASYTKPGEIMEAMLKRRHLGPIYGQRTPLLSTDKDALVIRDVPDIIHTGHVHISDVISYRGVLGINAGTWQSQTSFQKQMNITPTPAEAFVVDLSTLAYEKFCFL
- a CDS encoding cupin domain-containing protein; amino-acid sequence: MKEIKDLIGTPLPLKSLTDYQQGSIVSRMVINKKSGTVTAFAFEKGEGLSEHSAPYDALVIVLEGEAEIPIGGVSHIVKEGDMLIMPAKIPHAVHPLSRFKMMLVMIHE
- a CDS encoding DUF1015 domain-containing protein, with translation MVSVYPFTGLRPAPDAYRSVPSVPYDVISAEEAAAEIAKNDRSLLRVIRPDAELMDIDPHDDRVYERAAEMFAKMKAEGLFIEDDTPSLYIYQITLGGELFTGLVSCVSVAEYNDDTIKKHELTRYDKEEDRTRHIDSVSAHTGQVFLLYKDSGLIHETLCRIAAAHTPDGEYISAGGNLHQIFRVADPAEVSRITGLFAEISNLYIADGHHRAKSSANVLERRLSAGRATPDAEKFMSVLFAHDSVRIYGYHRLVRDLAGMNADQFLGDLSLRFTITPLKKVDVSKNIIPVKNDGSMHIIHLYLESQWYELTRPVDPAADAISRLDVSVLQELVLDDMLAIFDPRGDPRISFVGGIAPLAEVIKDVDNGEYSAAFIMQPVTAQQVIDVADAGLIMPPKSTWFEPKLLSGMVIHEIR
- a CDS encoding Lrp/AsnC family transcriptional regulator, whose translation is MDEKDTIILKELRKNSRISESDLAVMLELTESDVTKRITSLMQAGILRRCTAVIDYSALGVDDISVILSLKVTPEKGLGYDGIAEKLAHFPQVESIRLLTGSYDFQVTITGQSMAEISRFVAEQIASIDGIRETMTQIVMRTYKEQGVEMARPGIRDRQLISF
- the rimI gene encoding ribosomal protein S18-alanine N-acetyltransferase, producing MVTFRGVGGTAAGCLIRKATTEDIPDIYRIELLCFPDPWDYKAMLEMMTVFLTSFYVAEAEGRIVGFSAGAIEETDQEKYGHICNLAISPDMRGFGIARLLLRKLERDFFLEGCCGCSLEVRVGNTQARAFYKKIGYEDVILFGEYYKDGEDAVVMMRWF
- a CDS encoding aminotransferase class I/II-fold pyridoxal phosphate-dependent enzyme, translating into MRNFVSKIAAEIPPSGIRKFFDLVLTMDNDKVISLGVGEPDFDTPWNVSKAAITSIEKGMTMYTSNRGLPDLCSALSKDLEKRYNTPYSPNEIIVTTGVSEGFDIAVRAVVNPGDEVIVVDPCFVSYKSEVLMAGGKPVSLPCDAKDQFKVTPDALMEKITPNSKTLIINFPNNPTGGVMGRDDLKAIADIIIDHDLLLISDEVYSELTYEGSHVSAASIDGLWDRTITLNGFSKAYAMTGWRLGYLCAPKEICDAALKIHQYVMMSAPTASQFAAIEALKNAEDSKNEMVAEYRIRRNLFVKGLNDIGLPCHLPKGAFYAFPSIEGTGLSDEEFAERLLTEQQVAVVPGSAFGESGVGHIRTCYAVDRTKLTEAVRRIGVFVESLS